TTACTGCAGAGCCACGTACACCGACCTGGCTACCATCGAAAGTGACGCCGACATGCTCAAACTTCAGAACGAAGCTCTGAAACAACAGTTCAGTTCTGATGCCTGGTTTGGACTTCACAAAGAATTGCACGACTGGCGCTGGTCCAGCAGTAATGGGCCACCAGGAACCGTGAACAAGTGGGCTAATGGTGAACCAGACAATAAGCAATACCAGGAAGAGTGTGGGTTTATGGATGACTCTGGTACTTGGGGGGATGCAGCCTGTGCATTGTCATGGCCATTTTTGTGTTATGATGGTAAGTGAACCCTCAGCGTCCACAATGCTGACTTAAGATTTCACTCCTGTCTGAATATCTCTAAACCAAACACACAACTTTAAACTTGTTGATTCAGAAAAATCTAAATCTAAtgtttttacagcatttagaaaTGCCAGCGTGATCAGATATGtattgaaatatttttttagataattacatgttttgtgttttctaaTTTCACAGGGACAAAAACTGGTAGCGGCAAGTACGTCTACATCTTTACCAGTAAGACCTGGTTTGACGCTCAGAGCTACTGCAGGCTGCACTACACTGACCTGGCCATCATAAGAGATCCAACTGAAAATTCCCTCCTAGGTATATTATTCACGTGGATGACTTGGATCGATCTGTTTAGGACCACCTGGAAGTGGCTAGACCAGACCAACCTGGCCAACATCACCTGGAAGTCTGGACAACCTGATAATTCATTATCACTTGAAGACTGTGGTTATTTATCTAATTTTCAGGCCGGTGATGCTCGGTGCTCGGACCTCAAACCTTTCTTCTGTCATGGAAGTGAGTTAAAGTTGCTTCCTGTCTTATTTTCATAATTCTTCATAATATCAGCTTCATTTGTATCTGTTTCTGTATGTGAATAGTTATAACAGGCCAGAAGCAGATCCTGAAGTTCAAGGTTCGGTCAGATCAGGACGTGAACGATCCTGCAGTGCAGGCAGCATTACTGGAGAAGGTAGGTCTTATTTTCTACTCTCAAGGTTCTTGCTGCTTCATTCTCCAATGATTCATACTCTGGATTTTTTGGTGTTTATACTAcactgtcgagtcacattattatgaccacttcctactttcgatGGCTGCAGCACATAGCTTATGAAGGAAGTCTCGTTTGGTGAGCTGGCTAGGTGGTTATATAAGATGTGAAAGGCACtcctttcacatcatcatattTCACACCAATAGAGCAGGAAATGTTAATGTCTGTGTATGCAGCTTATGAAATTATATTTCGGCATAAAAGTaatacagcagcagcagcagcaaaggAAAGGGAGTCAGCTTCGCAAAAAATTGCGAAACGAGTTAATGCGTgagttaaaattaaataaaaaaaactaattcacTTAGTGAAAGGAtatggaaaaataattttaatatttgtcttgatttgtacactttttttttttattaacctaggtgtaatccaagtggGATTAAACGCACATGGCAGCAAATGAAgatgaaatataaaaacatagtACAAAGTGGTATGACTTGTACATAACTACCTAATGTTCTTACTTTTATCAAGCTAGGTATGCCCTACAGTTGATTATGGTTTTGCAGCTAATAGGAAAAAGGCTGAAGTAAGAAAAACAGGAGGGGGGCCACCACCACTGCCTTTCACCCAGGCAGAGGAGCTTGCACTGTCACAGAACAGTGGCAGGCCTATAACTGATGGAATCACTGGAGGGAGCTCATCTGAGCCAACAACCCCCCAGGACACAACTCTTTATGTTAAAGGcatgttcattacatttattagtTTCTAGTTCATAAACTGTGAGAACTGCATTGATAGTCTAAACATGTTTTAATGCCATCTCCCCAGTGATTGGTGGTGTGGTGCAACCAAATGAGCCTCCTGCAGTTGTAAGTGATCTTAATGTTCCTAAATCTTACTTGATGTGTATAAATATCTTTctgttaaacaaaaaacaaaattcCTGTTGCAGGATGATGATGAAACAATCTCTGCTGCCTCAGAGTGGGAGGATCCTGGAAGGTCTATGGAGGTACAGTATACGTTGCATATGTTGAATATGTTGACCATGGTATTTCATTTGATTAAACATGgtaatgtgtgtgactgtcctaTAACAGAATGTGATTGGTGATCATGAATCTGATGAGGAACCATCCACCTCCAAAGCTCAGCTTGGAACAGTAAGAATATGTTTATGTCTCaataaatatctaaaatatTTAGAACACAAAGCTATTTATTTTAGCATAACATGgtatttttgtctctttctttcaaGTTGGCTGTAAAGGATTTATACAAGGTCCACCTGAAAAAAACAAATTGAAAAGTGTGATCTTCAGATGGAACATATAAAACTccaaataaaacagacaagacTGGAAATTGAGTTGCTGGAATATAAATTAAAGGTGGGAGTAGTTgctgtgagtgtatatatgttCTTACCAAGAATAAGGACAAGAAAATTAACTTgttggcattttttttttttttcaggaaatAAAGAAATCATAAACAGAAATTAAGTTGTCCTCAGTTTATATTGTAAAGGGCAGATGGGTAAGGAAAATGGTGAAAAATAATCAATCAGAGAAATAGTGATTGCAGATTGAATTTCTGACAATTCGACCATTTCTGTGTTCAGGTACATTAAGATGAGGTTCCTCCTCATCATTTATTTGGGGTATGGCAGGATGTTGCTCCCTTCTGATAGTGGCAATGTTGTGCAATACCACACATGCCACTATAATGTCACATGCCCTCTCTGGGGTGACCCTGAGCCCCCGCAGGCACTGAAACCTGGCCTTGAGGATCCCGATTGTCATTTCAACCTTTGCTCTTGTTCTGCAGAGGGCCAGGTTGTAGCGTGACTGTGGTCCAGGCTCAGGGTCAGGGTATGGCGTCATCACATATGGCATGCAGGGATACCCTCTGTCTGCAACAAGGAGGCCGTCGTATTGTCCTGTAAGCACACAGGGGGTGCAGTGATTTAAAACCGAAACAATGTAACAATACACTGAATGTGAATCCCACCCATAGCAAAAGTGCCACAGGCTTACCCTGATCAAATTTATTGTATAGTGCAGACTCGTGAAAAATCCTTGCATGATGCACAGAGCCTGGCCATTTGGCTTCAACATTTGTAATAATGTTGATCTTAATGGAGGAGAACAATAAGTTTAtgtaatgtattaaatgttagacttttattttttaaaaaattagtACATTTATGCTGGTCACTACTTGTATATTAATGCTGTGGAAggattttctgtttatttcattcatttcattttcattttcagcatttagcagacgcttttatccaaagcgacttacacaatgagcggaacacgatgagcaattgagggttaagggccttgctcagggacccaacagtggcgacttggtggtggtggcggggcttgaaccggcaaccttctgcttactagtccagtaccttaaccaccaagctatcactggccccatgTTTACATAATCCCCTTCATTTTTCGGCAGGTGCTTTAATTGGAATGTGGgttccatccatgcatccaatGACTCTTGGAAAtcctaaaatattaaatgttgcaGAGCTATTTATCTTTTACTTCCCATTTGTTTGATCATTTTGTAATCTTTGTTAATAAAGACAAACCTGCAATTCTGTGGAATTCCTCTTTGATGTTCATTATAGGCTTATGCCCAGGGAACACCACAAAATTGTACAACAGCCGTTTTAATGCTAGGCATACTTTGCGGACTGACCGACATACAGTTGCCTTGCCTATGTGTTCAGCATCTCCTACATTGTATAAAAAAGATCCATTGGCAAAAAAACGGAGAGCAATGCATAAAGTCTGCAAAGACGTGAGGGCTGATCCACGATGTGTAATATTTGAAATGTGTGGCTTAAGAATATTGTTTAGGTATATAATTGACTGCGAGGAAAAACAGTAACGTTCGCGGAGAAATTCATCGGGAAATGAAAGTATGTCTAATCTGGGTCTAATTACTCGTTTGCGATGAAGAGCTCTGCGAATAATTTGCGCTTCGATatcaactggatcctggagaaAAGGACACGCCATGTTTGCatgagaaaagtgtgtgtaaccccggattaggtttaagttaacctgccagtgagcaggttagcttcagagcgtaagttgctatagtaactgacTCAGGTTctctttaatctcggtttctggaaTGGAAAACCCCGAGTTTTCGttaattctgagttaacttacctggtttaatcacttaacccgctttctggaataccccccaggGCACCtctacagaaagtggaggagaaCAGAGTAGAACTTGAAATTGAGTATGAAGtgggacaggttgccagtgtaGCTGATAAAGATTTGGAGTGATGTAATATATGAAAGAACTCGAGCATCAAAGAACATACTGAAGAACATACTGTATGATTTTGTTGGGATGACCGATCTAAACGGGACGAGATGAACGCATCTTCGTGTGTGTTAAGAGCTCCTCCTGAGCTGCTGTTCTCTGTGGCCTCCCCTCTGGTGGTTTTGGCGACATCTAGTGGTGGCTGAAGGTACTTCTCCTCCcattccagccaatagatctctcccCTGCTTAATTTGACTCACCTGGCCCTAATTACCTTCTCATCAGCCTCCTTGTTATAAGCCCCTGCCTTCCTCTCGGTCACCACCAGATTGTCAGTTGCTGTTTGCTATGCACACTGCCTGGTTCCCTTTTAGCCTACTCTTTGCTcttgtgttcctgccttgtctgCCTGGTTTCTGGATCCCAGCCTGCTGTtcgctcctgtgttcctgccttatctgcctggttcctggatcccagcCTACTCCtcgttcctgtgttcctgccttgtctgcctggttcctggatcccagcCTGCTCTtcgctcctgtgttcctgccttatctgtctggttcctggatcccagcCTGCTCTtcgttcctgtgttcctgccttgtctgcctggttcctggatcccagcCTGCTCTTCGCTCCTGTGTTCCTACCTTATCTgtctggttcctggatcccagcCTGCTCTtcgttcctgtgttcctgccttctccgCCTGGTTCCTGAATCTCTCATAACCCTGCCTCCTGTGGTTACTGTCAGCCTCCAAGCTCGCCAGTAGGAGTGGGGATTCTGACGAGCTCAAGACCCACTACCCCACCTCTTCGTCCTCGCCTCCAGGTCCCTGCTACCCTATGCTTCCCCGGGAATCCAGTGTCCCTCCTTGCACTCATCGATTCCGGGTCGAAGGACAATCTTATCGATGAAAGCCTTGCCACCCAAAAAGGGTGCGTCTTGGAGGTTCTCGACACCCCTGTAACCGCTTTTGCTCTGGATGGGCGCATGTTTGCTCGAATTACTCACCGTACGGCCCCGGTTACCCTAGTCCTTTCGGGCAATCATCGcgagtccatccgtttctcggTAGTCAAGACTCCCAAGTCCCCTCTGGTTTTGGGGTTCCCACGGCTCTCAACACATAATCCTCATCTTGATTGGCAGCAGGGAAAGATCACTGCTTGGAGCGATCTCTGCCACTCCCGGTGTTTACAGTCAGCAGTCCATCCCTCTAGCCCTCGTACCGACCCCCCTCCTTCCATCGACGATGTTGACCTCTCCCAGGTCCCCTCCGAGTATCATGATCTTCAGGAAGTATTTAGTAAGGACCGAGCTCGATCTCTTCCTCCCCACCGGCCCTCCAACTGCGCTATTAATCTCCTCCTCGGGGCCGCACTTTCCACCAGCCGTCTTTACCACCTGTCTCGTCCGGAGCGTGAAGCCATGGAGAATTACCTCTCTGAGTGTCTTGAAACTGGTCTCATCCGTCCCTCCTCCTCTCCCCTCGGTGCAGGGTTCTTCTTTGTGGAGAAAAAGGATAAGTCCTTGAGGCCTTGCATAGACTATCGGGCGCTGAACCAGATCACGGTCAGGAACAAGTATCCCCTTCCGCTTTCGTCCTCTGTTTTCGACTCTCTGCAGGGTACTACTATTTTGAGTAAACTTGACCTCCGCAACGCCTACCACCTGGTGCATATTCGGGAAGGTGATGAGTGGAAGACGGCCTTTAACACCCCCCTCGGCCATTTCGAATACttggtgatgccctttgggctgACCAacgcccccgcagtcttccaggcCCTGGTAAATGACGTCCTACGCGATTTCCTGTACCCTTTCGTGTTCGTTTATTTGGACGACATATTGATTTTTTCCCGGTCCCCTGAGGAGCACGTCATTCATGTCCGGTGGGTCCTGTCTCGCCTGTTGGAAAACAGGTTATTCATCAAGGCTGAGAAATGCGAGTTCCACACGAATTCCATCGCCTTCCTCGGCTTTGTCATCCAGCCAGGGCGAATTAAAGCTGACCCCGAAAAGATCTGTGCCATTACTGAGTGGCCTGTTCCTTCCTGCCGTAAGGCCTTGCAACGCTTTCTAGTGTTCGCAAACTTTTACAGGAGCTTCATCCGCAACTACAGCAGGGTAGCGGCCCCCCTAACTCGCTTGACCTCCACCAAAGTCCCCTTCTCCTGGCCCCTGGAAGCTCAGACTGCCTTCGACCGTCTCAAGGTTCTGTTCACCTCTGCTCCCGTCCTTTCTCAACCAGATCCCTCGAAGCAATTCCTTGTGGAGGTTGACGCATCTTCTTGTGGAGTTGGAGCGGTCCTTTTCCAACGCTCTAGCCCAGACAACAAGCTTCATTCCTGTGCCTTCTTCTCCAAACGGCTCACCCCCTCGGAGGCAAATTACGATGTAGGTAATCACGAGCTCCTGGCAGTCAAACTCGCCCTGGAagagtggaggcactggctggagggaGCAAGACAGCCTTTTGTGGTCTGGACAGATCATAAAAATCTTTCTTATGTCCAGACAGCAAAACGGCTGAACTCCCGCCAAGCCCGATGGGCTCTATTCTTTAGTCGTTTCGACTTTACCCTGACTTACTGCCCAGGCTCCCGCAACACCAAACCTGACGCGCTCTCGCGCCAGTTCATTTCCGAGGACACTCCACCCT
The sequence above is drawn from the Trichomycterus rosablanca isolate fTriRos1 chromosome 14, fTriRos1.hap1, whole genome shotgun sequence genome and encodes:
- the LOC134326186 gene encoding C-type lectin 1-like gives rise to the protein MLKLQNEALKQQFSSDAWFGLHKELHDWRWSSSNGPPGTVNKWANGEPDNKQYQEECGFMDDSGTWGDAACALSWPFLCYDGTKTGSGKYVYIFTSKTWFDAQSYCRLHYTDLAIIRDPTENSLLGILFTWMTWIDLFRTTWKWLDQTNLANITWKSGQPDNSLSLEDCGYLSNFQAGDARCSDLKPFFCHGIITGQKQILKFKVRSDQDVNDPAVQAALLEKVGLIFYSQGSCCFILQ
- the LOC134326187 gene encoding putative nuclease HARBI1, producing MACPFLQDPVDIEAQIIRRALHRKRINIITNVEAKWPGSVHHARIFHESALYNKFDQGQYDGLLVADRGYPCMPYVMTPYPDPEPGPQSRYNLALCRTRAKVEMTIGILKARFQCLRGLRVTPERACDIIVACVVLHNIATIRREQHPAIPQINDEEEPHLNVPEHRNGRIVRNSICNHYFSD